Part of the Candidatus Chlorohelix allophototropha genome, CCGCTTCTAATGCCGCCTTACAACCGCTACCAGCGGCTGTAATAGCCTGTCTGTACCGGAAATCGAAGACATCGCCTGCTACGAACACACCAGTTTCGCTGGTAAGGGTTTCCCCTCCCACTGCCTCGATATAACCGGACTCGTTCATTTTTAAAGCACCATTAAATATCGAGGTGTTAGGCTGGTGCCCGATTGCTACAAATACTCCACTTAGTGGTAACTCGGTTACCTCATCGGTTTTTAGATTGCGCAGCTTAACCCCGGTGACATTAGTTTCGCCTAACACTTCTTCTATAGCGGTATCATAAATGATATTGATTTTCGGGTGACTGCTGGCGCGTTCCTGCATAATCTTACTGGCGCGGAACTTGTCGCGGCGATGAATCAAGCTGACTTTGCTGGCGAACTTGGTAAGGAACAAGGCTTCTTCCAGTGCGGTATCCCCCCCACCGATAACAGCAATCTCTTTGTTGCGGAAGAAGAAACCATCACAGGTAGCGCAACTTGAAACTCCACGTCCCACCAAGCGTTGCTCGCTTTCCAACCCTAACCATTTGGCGCTTGCTCCGGTAGCTACTATAACTGCCTCGGCTTCGTAAACTTCATCTTCGATCCAAACCCGGTGTACAGTGCCGGAGAAGTCTACCTTGCTCGCATCGGCTTCGATAAAGCGTGTACCGAATCGCTCTGCCTGTGCGCGCATATTTCCCATCAATTCAGGTCCCATAATGCCTTCCGGGAATCCCGGAAAGTTTTCAACTTCGCTGGTAAGCATTAGTTGCCCGCCGCTGGCATAACCTGCGATACATAGCACGTCAAGATTTGCCCTGCTAGTATAAATTGCGGCGGTGAGT contains:
- the trxB gene encoding thioredoxin-disulfide reductase, which translates into the protein MSSEKNRVIIIGSGPAALTAAIYTSRANLDVLCIAGYASGGQLMLTSEVENFPGFPEGIMGPELMGNMRAQAERFGTRFIEADASKVDFSGTVHRVWIEDEVYEAEAVIVATGASAKWLGLESEQRLVGRGVSSCATCDGFFFRNKEIAVIGGGDTALEEALFLTKFASKVSLIHRRDKFRASKIMQERASSHPKINIIYDTAIEEVLGETNVTGVKLRNLKTDEVTELPLSGVFVAIGHQPNTSIFNGALKMNESGYIEAVGGETLTSETGVFVAGDVFDFRYRQAITAAGSGCKAALEAEKYLEGLHSESEEALTAAN